Below is a genomic region from Enterobacteriaceae bacterium ESL0689.
GACGCTGGTGGTAAAACTGGGGACCAGTGTTTTAACCGGCGGCACCCGCCGCCTGAATCGTGCCCGTATTGTCGAACTGGTGCGCCAGTGCGCGCAACTGCATAGCGCAGGTCATCGGATTGTCATTGTGACATCCGGCGCTATTGCTGCCGGGCGAGAGCATCTTGGCTATCCGGAACTACCAGCGACTATCGCCTCGAAACAACTGCTGGCCGCTGTCGGTCAGAGCCGTCTTATTCAGTTATGGGAACAGCTATTTTCCATTTATGGTATTCATATCGGTCAGATGTTGCTGACCCGGGCAGATATGGAAGATCGTGAACGCTTTCTCAACGCGCGTGATACCCTGCATGCGTTGCTGGATAACCATATTGTGCCTGTGATTAATGAAAATGATGCGGTGGCGACCAGTGAAATAAAAGTCGGCGATAATGACAACCTTTCAGCGCTGGCAGCCATCCTCGCCGATGCGGATAAACTGCTGTTGTTAACTGACCAGCCGGGGCTGTTTACTGCTGATCCCCGTTCCCATCCACAAGCCGAACTTATCCGGGATGTCTATAGCATTGATGATACCCTGCGCGCCATCGCCGGTGACAGCGTTTCCGGACTAGGCACAGGCGGGATGGGCACGAAATTACAGGCGGCGGATGTTGCTTGTCGGGCAGGGATCGACACGATTATTGCTGCCGGTAACCGTCCTGGCGTCATTACTGACGCCATCAACAATCTCGCGACGGGGACACATTTTCATCCCCAGCCATCACCGCTGGAAAACCGTAAACGCTGGATCTTTGGTGCGCCACCGGCCGGAGAAATTACGATTGATACCGGTGCCACACACGCCATTTTACAAAAAGGAAGCTCTCTGCTCCCGAAAGGCATCAAAACGGTCGTGGGTAACTTCTCACGCGGTGAAGTGATACGTATCCGTAGCCACGAAGGGCAGGATATTGCCCACGGCGTGAGTCGCTATAACAGTGATGCGCTGCGGATCATTGCCGGTAAACACTCACAACAAATTAATACGATTCTGGGCTATGAATATGGCCCGGTAGCGGTCCATCGCGATGATATGATTATTCGTTAAGGAAATGAAAATGCTGGAAAAAATGGGCATCGCGGCGAGAGAAGCTTCTTATCAACTCGCACAACTCTCCTGTCGCGAAAAAAATCGGGTTTTGGAAAAGATTGCCGATGGTCTCGTACAACAAAGTGAAGCTATTCTCCATGCCAATGTGGATGATGTCGCACAAGCTCGTGCTAATGGCTTAAATGCGGCGCTGATCGACCGACTGACCCTCACTCCGCAACGCCTGCACGCAATAGCCAGCGATGTCCGTCAGGTTTGTCATCTTGCTGACCCGGTCGGCCAGGTGATCGACGGTGGGCTGCTGGATAGCGGTCTGCGCATTGAGCGTCGCCGTGTCCCACTGGGCGTTGTCGGGGTGATTTATGAAGCCCGACCTAACGTCACCGTTGATGTTGCCTCGCTGTGCCTGAAAACCGGCAATGCCGCTATTTTACGTGGTGGCAAAGAGACCTCGCGCACCAATGCGGCCACCGTTAAGGTGATCCAGCAAGCATTGCAGGCGTGTGGTTTACCGGCCGCTGCCGTTCAGTCGATTGACAATCCCGATCGCGCCCTGGTCAGCGCGATGCTGAAGATGGATAAATATATTGATATGTTGATTCCGCGAGGTGGGGCCGGACTGCACAAGCTGTGCCGCGAGCAATCAACCATCCCGGTGATCACCGGTGGCATTGGCGTATGTCATATCTATATTGATGAATCCGCCGATATTGCCGCTGCGCTTAATATTATCGTCAACGCGAAAGTCCAGCGCCCCAGCGCCTGTAATGCCGTTGAGACGTTGCTGATACAGCAGAATATTGCCGCAGATTTCCTGCCAGCCCTAAGCCATAAAATGGCAGAACATGGGGTAACGTTACATGCTGACGCTATCGCTTTACCGCTGTTACAAACCGCAGCCGCCAGGGTCGAAGCGGTGAAAGCCGAACAGTATGATAATGAATATCTGTCGCTGGATCTGAACGTTAAAATTGTCGCCAGCCTTGATGAAGCTATCGCCCATATTCGCGCTCACGGCACTCAGCATTCCGATGCCATCCTGACGCGAACTTTGCGCCATGCTAACCGCTTTATCAATGAAGTGGACTCTTCTGCAGTGTATATTAACGCCTCAACACGTTTTACTGATGGTGGTCAGTTTGGCCTCGGGGCTGAAGTGGCTGTCAGCACCCAAAAGCTACACGCCCGGGGCCCAATGGGGCTGGAGGCATTAACCACCTATAAATGGATTGCGATCGGCGACGATACCATCCGCGATTAATATGCCGTGAGTGATGCAAAAGTAGCCGGTTGACGCATAAGGCCATTGACGCATCACCCACTTAGCTTTAACCTTTGCTCCGGTTCATCGCACAGGCAGAAACGCCCCAGGCCGATATAGCTCAGTTGGTAGAGCAGCGCATTCGTAATGCGAAGGTCGTAGGTTCGACTCCTATTATCGGCACCAGTCACCATGCGGGTTCACGCGATATTCACCAGTTCGACAAAATCGGCTTGTGCCATATTTGTGCCATTCCCCGCCAGGAATGAATCGATCTGTTTAGCGTGTTGTGTCAGGTGGTTTGGCGCTAAATGCGCGTAACGTTGTACCATTTCAATACTTTCCCAGCCGCCCATTTCCTGTAGCGCACTGAGTGGCACGCCGGACTGTACAAGCCAGCTTGCCCAGGTGTGTCTCAGGTCATGGAAGCGGAAATTTTCTATTCCTGCTCGTTTTAACGCAGCCCGCCACGCTGTGTTAGCGTCAGTCCGCATTTTGCGTACCGCCTTTGTTCTCGTTCCATCCGGGCGAACGGATGATTCAGTGTGAACAAAGACCCATTGATTGTGCTTTCCCAGTTGTCCGCGTAGTACACGGCAGGCTGAGTCATTCAGGGCGACCCCAATCGCCCGCCCTGCCTTTGCCTCCTCAGGGTGAATCCACGCGACTTTCCTTTGCATATCAATTTGTGACCACTCCAGATCGATAATATTCGACCGACGCAATCCTGTAGCCAGTGCAAAAATAACAACCGGCTTCATATGATCGGGGAGTTCCCTGATAAGATTCGCAGCTTCCTCTTTAGTTAGCCAGCGAATGCGTTTGTTTTTCGGTACCGGGCATTTGATGTTCGGCGCTTTGGCTATCCAACGCCATTCGTTGGCCGCACGTCGTAACAACGCCCGGATAAACGCAAGGTGTGTCGCCTTTGTTGCCATTGATGCAGGTTTGTCCTTAAATTCAGGGACAGATTTACCTCTTCGCAACAGGCTGTCTCTTTTCGCCTCCCAGTTCATTCTGTGCCTCCTGTTTACCATTGAACTCATCGCCGACAAAACCTTGTCTTCTGTGATTGATGATAAATCCACCCCCTTGAAATGCATCCTCCAGAATCCAATTCGACTTTTGTCATCATCCAGGCTTTTCTTGTGCTGTTTTTCGTTAAGCCAGCGGACACACGCCTCATCGAACGTTCGCGGCTTAAAGTCCCCCATTTTGTCAACCCGCCACGCCTCAGCTTTTAGCTGATCGTGGAGTTCCTGCGCCTGCCTTTTGTCCGTTGTCCCAAGAGACCGTCTAATTCTGTCTCCACCAGGCGTAACGAAGTCACAGTGCCACGTACCGGCACGTTGTTTGATTGACATGCTTTATCCTCCTGCACATCAACCGCATTCACGGGTTGATTGTTGATCGTGTTCTTTACTGCCGCAATACAATCTGTTTTGCAGATCAAGTATGGGCTCTTTTTCTTGTGTGGATTTACTCTGGTAGCTGCAAGGCGACCTGATTTTATCCACTGGGCAACCGTGCCCTTGTCAATCTTAAGGAAGTTTGCAGCTTCCTCTCTGGTTAATACTTCTTCTTCCATTAAATATCCTTACGCAATCTATTTAATGTGTTAGTGTTTTATTGTATTTATAATTGAACAAAGCCAATTATAGTTTTGCTGTATCTGTCGTTGATGCGTTATCGCTCTGGATTAATTTGTTTCCCGCGATTGCCTCTTTCCGCGCTTGTTTCCACACCTGCCAGCCTACCAGCATATCCCAGGCTAAATACTCGCCGTCGCCGTTTTTAGAGCGACATCTGTCTATCAGATTGCCGAAACGGTTTTTAATGAATTTTTCGTAAGCTTCTCTTTCTTTATTTTCATGCCACTGGTTATTTTTTCCCATA
It encodes:
- a CDS encoding site-specific integrase, producing MKQRAGTWHCDFVTPGGDRIRRSLGTTDKRQAQELHDQLKAEAWRVDKMGDFKPRTFDEACVRWLNEKQHKKSLDDDKSRIGFWRMHFKGVDLSSITEDKVLSAMSSMVNRRHRMNWEAKRDSLLRRGKSVPEFKDKPASMATKATHLAFIRALLRRAANEWRWIAKAPNIKCPVPKNKRIRWLTKEEAANLIRELPDHMKPVVIFALATGLRRSNIIDLEWSQIDMQRKVAWIHPEEAKAGRAIGVALNDSACRVLRGQLGKHNQWVFVHTESSVRPDGTRTKAVRKMRTDANTAWRAALKRAGIENFRFHDLRHTWASWLVQSGVPLSALQEMGGWESIEMVQRYAHLAPNHLTQHAKQIDSFLAGNGTNMAQADFVELVNIA
- the proB gene encoding glutamate 5-kinase, which encodes MNHHQTLVVKLGTSVLTGGTRRLNRARIVELVRQCAQLHSAGHRIVIVTSGAIAAGREHLGYPELPATIASKQLLAAVGQSRLIQLWEQLFSIYGIHIGQMLLTRADMEDRERFLNARDTLHALLDNHIVPVINENDAVATSEIKVGDNDNLSALAAILADADKLLLLTDQPGLFTADPRSHPQAELIRDVYSIDDTLRAIAGDSVSGLGTGGMGTKLQAADVACRAGIDTIIAAGNRPGVITDAINNLATGTHFHPQPSPLENRKRWIFGAPPAGEITIDTGATHAILQKGSSLLPKGIKTVVGNFSRGEVIRIRSHEGQDIAHGVSRYNSDALRIIAGKHSQQINTILGYEYGPVAVHRDDMIIR
- the proA gene encoding glutamate-5-semialdehyde dehydrogenase → MLEKMGIAAREASYQLAQLSCREKNRVLEKIADGLVQQSEAILHANVDDVAQARANGLNAALIDRLTLTPQRLHAIASDVRQVCHLADPVGQVIDGGLLDSGLRIERRRVPLGVVGVIYEARPNVTVDVASLCLKTGNAAILRGGKETSRTNAATVKVIQQALQACGLPAAAVQSIDNPDRALVSAMLKMDKYIDMLIPRGGAGLHKLCREQSTIPVITGGIGVCHIYIDESADIAAALNIIVNAKVQRPSACNAVETLLIQQNIAADFLPALSHKMAEHGVTLHADAIALPLLQTAAARVEAVKAEQYDNEYLSLDLNVKIVASLDEAIAHIRAHGTQHSDAILTRTLRHANRFINEVDSSAVYINASTRFTDGGQFGLGAEVAVSTQKLHARGPMGLEALTTYKWIAIGDDTIRD
- a CDS encoding helix-turn-helix domain-containing protein, producing the protein MEEEVLTREEAANFLKIDKGTVAQWIKSGRLAATRVNPHKKKSPYLICKTDCIAAVKNTINNQPVNAVDVQEDKACQSNNVPVRGTVTSLRLVETELDGLLGQRTKGRRRNSTIS